Proteins encoded within one genomic window of uncultured Desulfobacter sp.:
- a CDS encoding GNAT family N-acetyltransferase — protein sequence MQLKVIDHPCVWDRFVMGNPDAAFTHLFGWRRVIASVYQHKPVYLAAVEKGSIAALVPLFRFSRPFYPPEYISLPFFDHAGIVGKSQKAGQFLLEKAWKTLDCKNSAGLNVRQDTNFDLSGLTLTGRRPKIFTEKTGLTIALAPDPRQMLAAFPAKLRSQINKGIKNGLTWDIGGAKLLPAFYKVFARNMRDLGSPVHALCFFKTIFSVFPGQALICVIYHRGIPAAGGFVFRFKNRLVNPWASSLRQFRSLNTNMLLYWQMIRLACNLNLDIFDMGRSSKDASTFRFKQQWGPQQTPLSWYTWAGDRHRSPGETLSISPWQKLPLGVANIAGPRVRKHISL from the coding sequence ATGCAGCTAAAGGTAATCGACCATCCTTGTGTATGGGACCGCTTTGTGATGGGGAACCCGGACGCAGCTTTTACCCACCTTTTTGGGTGGCGAAGGGTGATCGCGTCTGTTTATCAACACAAGCCGGTTTACCTGGCAGCCGTGGAAAAGGGTAGCATAGCGGCCCTGGTTCCCCTGTTCCGATTCAGCCGCCCTTTTTATCCGCCGGAATATATCTCCCTCCCCTTTTTCGACCATGCCGGCATTGTGGGCAAAAGTCAAAAAGCCGGGCAATTTCTCCTGGAAAAGGCATGGAAAACGCTTGATTGCAAAAACAGCGCCGGGTTAAACGTCCGGCAGGATACCAATTTTGATCTATCCGGGCTGACCCTTACGGGCCGTCGTCCCAAAATTTTCACCGAAAAGACAGGGCTGACCATTGCCCTGGCACCTGATCCCCGTCAGATGCTGGCCGCCTTTCCAGCCAAGCTCAGAAGCCAGATCAATAAAGGGATAAAAAACGGATTGACCTGGGATATCGGCGGAGCCAAGCTTCTACCGGCATTTTATAAGGTGTTTGCAAGGAATATGAGAGATCTGGGCTCCCCTGTTCATGCCCTCTGTTTTTTTAAAACCATCTTTTCGGTCTTCCCGGGCCAGGCACTCATCTGCGTGATATACCACAGAGGAATACCGGCAGCCGGGGGTTTTGTTTTTCGATTTAAAAACAGGCTGGTCAATCCCTGGGCCTCATCCCTCAGGCAGTTCCGGTCCCTGAACACCAATATGCTGCTGTACTGGCAAATGATCCGTCTGGCCTGCAACCTGAACCTTGACATTTTTGACATGGGCAGGTCCTCCAAAGACGCCTCTACCTTTCGGTTCAAACAGCAGTGGGGACCACAGCAAACCCCGCTTTCCTGGTATACCTGGGCAGGGGACCGCCACAGATCCCCGGGGGAGACCCTATCCATCAGCCCCTGGCAAAAACTGCCCCTGGGAGTCGCCAACATAGCAGGCCCCCGGGTCAGAAAACACATTTCATTGTAA
- a CDS encoding protein phosphatase 2C domain-containing protein, translating into MEIKHYPPIEIQTILEKGTAVQNEDFLIMQDNILGVFDGATSLNGQKFGQERTGGAIASQTAGAVFKKNHFPLNQLACQANDAIMKQMLSNGVDTSRKENLWCTSAAVVRLKDQSLEWIQSGDAVIILIYEDGTHRVLVDREDHDHETLTLWKKLVRTHLPETEKPRGFLPINHQAAPQQVIDLMRGKLAGQIRKVRSGMNITYGVLNGEKAAETFLNQGEESLDRVAHVLIFTDGLSIPQPEPEPHKDFTDLVKTYLNLGLEGLKQMIRSQEGKDPHCLICPRFKCHDDIAAIAVQF; encoded by the coding sequence ATGGAAATAAAGCATTATCCCCCAATAGAAATCCAGACCATCCTTGAAAAAGGAACCGCAGTTCAAAACGAAGACTTTTTGATCATGCAGGACAATATCCTCGGAGTCTTTGACGGGGCAACCAGCCTGAACGGTCAAAAATTCGGGCAGGAGAGGACCGGAGGAGCCATTGCTTCCCAAACGGCCGGTGCCGTATTTAAAAAGAACCATTTTCCTCTGAACCAACTGGCTTGCCAGGCCAACGATGCCATCATGAAACAGATGCTTTCCAACGGGGTGGACACCTCAAGAAAGGAAAATCTCTGGTGTACCAGTGCGGCGGTTGTACGTCTAAAAGACCAGTCCCTGGAATGGATTCAGAGCGGGGATGCCGTTATCATTCTTATCTACGAGGACGGCACCCACAGAGTTCTGGTGGACCGGGAAGACCATGACCATGAGACCCTGACCCTGTGGAAAAAACTGGTTCGTACCCATCTGCCTGAAACAGAAAAGCCACGTGGTTTTCTCCCCATAAATCATCAAGCAGCCCCGCAGCAGGTCATAGATCTTATGCGTGGCAAACTGGCCGGCCAGATTCGAAAAGTCCGTTCCGGTATGAATATCACCTATGGGGTGCTTAATGGAGAGAAAGCGGCTGAAACTTTCCTGAACCAGGGAGAGGAATCTTTGGACCGGGTGGCCCATGTTCTGATCTTTACCGACGGTCTATCCATTCCCCAGCCTGAGCCGGAACCGCACAAAGATTTCACTGATCTTGTCAAAACATACCTGAATTTAGGTCTGGAAGGGTTGAAACAAATGATCCGCAGCCAGGAAGGAAAAGATCCCCATTGTCTGATCTGTCCGCGATTCAAGTGCCACGATGATATCGCAGCCATTGCCGTCCAGTTTTAG
- a CDS encoding polysaccharide deacetylase family protein, translating into MKNPAKRSLTTGERTGIGAFILAGFFFVLWGTVWSIFPLAGFVLLCLVAPFATGYSFFLPVICRGARKGICVSLSFDDGPDKVTTPLVLDILRSYQVKATFFVTGENARSHPDLIARILAQGHTIGNHTYSHDPLIMLKSRRHLKDEIIKTQEVLGGHGIRPLVFRPPAGITNPKLGPVLAEVGLKAVNFSCRAMDRGNRRISGLASKILGRVRPGDIILLHDSKPLTEMPDNQFLSGFLTELERVLKGLESQNISVMPLAELIGQPVMEEADPNEASL; encoded by the coding sequence GTGAAAAATCCTGCAAAAAGATCATTGACCACAGGGGAGAGAACAGGCATTGGCGCGTTTATCCTGGCCGGCTTTTTTTTTGTTTTATGGGGGACTGTGTGGAGTATTTTTCCCCTGGCGGGATTTGTTTTGCTCTGCCTTGTGGCACCGTTTGCAACGGGGTATAGTTTTTTTCTGCCTGTTATTTGCCGGGGAGCGCGTAAGGGCATTTGTGTCTCTCTTTCCTTTGACGATGGACCGGATAAGGTGACAACCCCTTTGGTTCTGGATATTCTCAGATCTTACCAGGTGAAGGCTACCTTTTTTGTCACCGGGGAAAATGCCCGCAGCCATCCCGATCTCATTGCCCGGATTTTGGCCCAGGGTCACACCATCGGCAACCATACCTATTCACACGATCCCTTGATTATGCTCAAATCAAGGCGGCATCTTAAAGACGAGATTATTAAAACCCAAGAGGTGCTTGGGGGCCATGGCATCCGGCCCCTGGTGTTCAGGCCCCCTGCAGGTATTACCAACCCGAAACTTGGACCGGTTCTGGCAGAGGTTGGACTAAAAGCCGTCAATTTTTCCTGCCGGGCCATGGACAGAGGAAATCGCAGGATATCCGGGCTGGCTTCAAAAATACTGGGTCGGGTGAGGCCCGGTGATATCATTTTGCTGCATGATTCAAAACCGTTGACTGAAATGCCTGATAATCAATTCCTTTCTGGGTTTTTAACCGAACTGGAACGTGTCTTGAAAGGACTTGAATCTCAAAATATTTCTGTGATGCCGTTAGCTGAATTGATCGGACAACCGGTTATGGAAGAGGCAGATCCGAATGAGGCTTCTCTCTGA
- a CDS encoding OsmC family protein produces MKISGKKTGKLAFTIKQDSYTYTLDAPESAGGEGKGPSPKGLLLSGLIGCTGIDVAMILGKMRVEIQDLEITAQTELTDQQPSVFKEITLSYHITGNDKDTKKIKRAVSLSMETYCGVSAMLEKNSRIIPEIFLNGNKI; encoded by the coding sequence ATGAAAATATCAGGAAAAAAAACCGGGAAACTTGCATTTACAATCAAACAGGACAGTTACACTTACACCCTTGATGCGCCCGAAAGTGCCGGCGGTGAAGGCAAAGGCCCATCTCCCAAAGGCCTTCTTTTAAGCGGATTGATTGGATGCACAGGCATTGATGTGGCAATGATCCTGGGAAAAATGCGGGTGGAGATCCAGGATCTGGAAATCACGGCACAAACCGAGCTTACAGACCAACAGCCATCGGTATTTAAGGAAATCACTCTGTCTTACCACATCACCGGCAATGACAAAGATACAAAAAAAATCAAACGGGCTGTCTCCCTGTCCATGGAAACCTACTGCGGGGTCTCTGCTATGCTGGAAAAAAACAGCCGTATCATCCCTGAAATTTTTTTGAATGGCAATAAAATTTAA